TTGGGGATTGTGGTGGATGATGCGATTGTGGTGATCGAGAATACGCACCGTATTTTTGATAATGGTAAGGTTCCTATTGTTAAGGCTGCTAAAACAGCTACCGGAGAAGTGTTTTTACCGGTGTTGTCGGGTACTTTAACCACATTAGCTCCTTTCTTCCCTTTATTGTTCTGGCCTGGAATTATTGGTGAGTTTATGTATTTCCTGCCTGTAACACTAATTGTTACTTTATCGGCTTCGCTTATTGTGGCATATATCATTAATCCGGTCTTTGCCGTTGATTTTATGAAACCTCATCATGATGATGAAGGTAGTCGTCCTGCTTTTAACAAGGCAGTTAAGCGAACGCTATTGGTTTTTACAATAATTGCTATACTATGTTACCTGGTTAACTTTGGCTTAGGTAATTTTGTGGTATTCCTTGCCTTGCTCTATTTATTGAATCATTTTTTTCTTAGCGGAGTGATCAAGAAATTTCAGGAAGTGACCTGGCCTAAGGCGGTAAATAATTACCACAGTTTGTTGGTGTGGGCCTTAAAACGCCCACGTACTATGATTTGGAGTACCGTAGGGTTGTTTTTCTTTGCCTTGTTACTTGTTGGGGTAGTGCCACCAAGAATTGTATTTTTCCCTGCTGCTGACCCTAACTTTGCATACGTTTACATTGAGTTGCCTGTGGGTACCGATCAGGCTTATACCAGTAAGGTGGTAGAAAAGGTTGAAGAGAAAGTAACGAAGGTTGTAGGTCGTAATAATCCAGATGTCTCCTCCATTATTTCCAATGTTACGGTTGGTGTTACTGACCCTCAGGGTGAAGATCAAGGTGAATACACCAATAAGGGTAAGGTTACCGTTGCTTTTGTGGCTTATGGTAAACGTAAAGGTGAACGTACTATTAATTATCTTGATAAGATTCGTCAGGCTGTGAAGGGGATACCCGGAGCAGAAATTACCGTTGCTCAGGAGCAGGGGGGACCGCCAACGGCAAAACCGATTAGTATTGAAATTACCGGTGATAATTTGGATTCTATTGCTGTAACGTCTGAAAGATTGAAGAAATTTTTGGATAGTAAGCAGGTTGCTGGGGTAGAGGAACTGAAAACTGACTTTCAGAATAATAAACCTGAGATTATTTTTAATATAAATAGAGAGAGAGCCAATCGTGAGGGCGTTTCGACACAAGACATTGGTAATTCTTTAAGAGCTGCATTGTATGGTTATGAGATCTCAAAGTTCCGGGACGTCAATGATGATTATGAAATTAATGTGCGGGCAAAGGAAGATCAAAGGAACAATCTGGAAGCCTTAAGAAATATGAAGATTACCTTTCGGGATATGGGAATGAATGGGGTCATCAGACAAGTGCCAATATCTGCTTTTGCCGATATTAACTATGTGAATACTTATGGTGGCATTAAGCGTAAGCAGCAGAAAAGGATCATTATTCTTTCTTCCAATGTATTGTCAGAGTATAATGCCAATGAGGTGGTTGCTAATATTCAAAGCGAGATCAACGAGTTTAAGGCTCCTGACGGGGTAGTGATAAAGATGGCTGGTGAGCAAGAGGAGCAAATGGAAACGGCTGCGTTTTTAGGTACTGCATTGGTGAGTGCATTGTTTATCATTTTAATTATCCTGGTATTGCAGTTTAATTCTATCAGTAAACCTATTGTTATTTTGAGTGAAATCTTGTTTAGCGTAATTGGGGTTTTACTTGGGATAACCATCTTCCGTATGGAATTGTCTATCGTAATGACTGGGTTGGGAATTGTTGCGCTCGCTGGGATTGTGGTACGTAATGGGATATTACTGGTCGAATTTGCGGATCTGATGGTGAGTCAGGGTATGGAGGTAAGGGAGGCTGTTATTGAAGCTGGTCGTACCAGGATGACACCGGTATTGCTGACCGCAACAGCGACTATGCTCGGATTGATACCTTTGGCCGTTGGCTTAAATATAGACTTTGTGACCATGTTCACTGAGTTCCATCCGCATATTTATTTTGGCGGAGATAACGTTGCATTCTGGGGCCCTTTATCGTGGACAATCATATTCGGGTTAAGTTTTGCCACTTTCTTAACACTTATTTTGGTTCCTTGTATGTATTTGGTTGCTGATAAGAATTCGAAAAAGATTAAGTCACTATTTAGTAAGGGTAAAAAATAACCGTTCTCCTCGAAGGCTGGAATCTTTGCCTGAAGAAGGCAAATTTCCTAGGCCTTTACGGAGAAGGTGATTTTTTTTAATTGGGCGCTTTACTTTAGGGCGCCTGATTTGTTATGGTTGTCGGATGAATTAGGATTTGGTTTACTCCAGTATTTACGCAGGTACTTTTAAAGTGATAATTTCTTCTATCAACTGATCAATTTGTGATTTGGTGACGTTGGGCATGCAGATGATGTGCGACCAGCCACTTTCGGCAGCGAGCTGCC
This is a stretch of genomic DNA from Candidatus Pedobacter colombiensis. It encodes these proteins:
- a CDS encoding efflux RND transporter permease subunit encodes the protein MKDINKEFRPSSWAIDNRTAIYVFTCLLMIAGYFSYNSLPKENFPEVIIPKIFVQTVYPGTSPANIENLVTKQLEKQIRGTLGLKKITSNSYQDFSFITAEFNTGVDIKDAKQRVKDAVDKARTDLPTDLPADPVIMDINLSDLPIMYINISGDYDLKKLKEYADDIQDRVEGLKEIAGVDIVGALEPEIQINVDLRKMEAARLSFNDIAQAVSKENKTISGGSVKMDGMLRTLNVKKEFKDAEEIGNLIVKTPTGGAVYLKDIAEVKDSFKEQNSYARLYGKNVITLNVRKRSGENLIEASDKINALLKEMKGKVIPEKLNITITGDQSDQTRITLHDLINTIIIGFILVTLILMFFMGVTNALFVAMSVPLSMFIAFLSMPVLGGLFHFNFTMNMMVLFSFLLGLGIVVDDAIVVIENTHRIFDNGKVPIVKAAKTATGEVFLPVLSGTLTTLAPFFPLLFWPGIIGEFMYFLPVTLIVTLSASLIVAYIINPVFAVDFMKPHHDDEGSRPAFNKAVKRTLLVFTIIAILCYLVNFGLGNFVVFLALLYLLNHFFLSGVIKKFQEVTWPKAVNNYHSLLVWALKRPRTMIWSTVGLFFFALLLVGVVPPRIVFFPAADPNFAYVYIELPVGTDQAYTSKVVEKVEEKVTKVVGRNNPDVSSIISNVTVGVTDPQGEDQGEYTNKGKVTVAFVAYGKRKGERTINYLDKIRQAVKGIPGAEITVAQEQGGPPTAKPISIEITGDNLDSIAVTSERLKKFLDSKQVAGVEELKTDFQNNKPEIIFNINRERANREGVSTQDIGNSLRAALYGYEISKFRDVNDDYEINVRAKEDQRNNLEALRNMKITFRDMGMNGVIRQVPISAFADINYVNTYGGIKRKQQKRIIILSSNVLSEYNANEVVANIQSEINEFKAPDGVVIKMAGEQEEQMETAAFLGTALVSALFIILIILVLQFNSISKPIVILSEILFSVIGVLLGITIFRMELSIVMTGLGIVALAGIVVRNGILLVEFADLMVSQGMEVREAVIEAGRTRMTPVLLTATATMLGLIPLAVGLNIDFVTMFTEFHPHIYFGGDNVAFWGPLSWTIIFGLSFATFLTLILVPCMYLVADKNSKKIKSLFSKGKK